The DNA region GGAAGCAATTGCCGGTGGCGATCACGCCGCTGCCATGTCGGCGCTCAAGGCTGCCGAGCCCGAGATCAACCGCGCCGCTTCCAAGGGCATCGTTCACGCCAATCTGGCGGCTCGCAAGGTGTCCCGCCTCAACAATCGCGTTAAGGCTCTCAACGCCTAAGATGATCCGCCTCTGAGGAGGCGCTAGCGAATTGACAATGGGCTCCGCGAGGGGCCCTTTTTCTTTGATCCGTCTGAGCATGGTTTTTCCGAGTCGGGCGCCACGTGTCATTCTGATGACACATGCGCCGCGCAAGCGAGATAACCCCAACCAAGCAAATATATCGAGCGTAGTCAGCCTCTTAACAGGATGGGCTGCCATTGTGAAAATGTCACAATGCCCTCCCGACACCCCTACGCAGCACGCGACAGAAATAAATTTTTGGTTGTCACTTTCCGGCTAAGGAATCGAATCTGCATTGAGTCACAGAGC from Devosia sp. RR2S18 includes:
- the rpsT gene encoding 30S ribosomal protein S20, yielding MANTPSAKKATRKIEARTAVNKSRRSRVRTFIRKVEEAIAGGDHAAAMSALKAAEPEINRAASKGIVHANLAARKVSRLNNRVKALNA